Proteins from a single region of Paenibacillus sp. BIHB 4019:
- a CDS encoding ABC transporter permease subunit, giving the protein MLQPSKRERSKQFLRNALRNRYLYAMSLPFVIWAFVFSYLPLWGWTMAFQKYRPGRSFWEQEWVGFDHFVALFHDDMFYIVLRNTLAMSFMGLIAGFTVPIIFAITLNEIKSMAFKRFAQTVSYLPHFVSWVVVAGIVTKMLSTENGAINDILLWVGIIQEPIQFMAKGELFWGIVTVSDMWKEMGWNAIIYLAAIAGIGPELYEAAKVDGANRIQQIWHITLPGIRTTIVILLIMSIGHLISIGFEKQFLLGNSLVRDYSQVLDLYALNFGLNMGRFSFGTAVNIFNSVVSVLLLLTANGIFKRFTKESIM; this is encoded by the coding sequence ATATTACAACCATCGAAAAGGGAAAGAAGCAAACAATTTTTGCGTAACGCTCTGCGCAATCGTTATCTATACGCAATGTCATTGCCATTCGTTATTTGGGCTTTCGTATTCAGTTATTTACCTCTTTGGGGATGGACGATGGCTTTTCAAAAATACCGTCCAGGACGGTCATTTTGGGAGCAGGAATGGGTAGGATTCGATCACTTTGTGGCATTATTCCATGATGATATGTTCTATATAGTCTTGCGCAACACACTTGCCATGAGCTTCATGGGATTAATTGCTGGTTTTACGGTACCTATTATATTTGCCATCACTCTGAATGAAATAAAGTCAATGGCTTTCAAGCGTTTTGCACAGACTGTCTCTTATTTGCCCCACTTTGTATCATGGGTCGTTGTCGCCGGTATCGTTACGAAGATGCTCTCGACGGAGAATGGCGCTATCAACGATATTTTGCTGTGGGTTGGCATTATTCAAGAGCCCATTCAGTTTATGGCGAAAGGCGAGCTATTCTGGGGGATCGTTACGGTGTCGGACATGTGGAAAGAGATGGGCTGGAATGCCATTATTTATTTGGCTGCGATTGCGGGTATTGGTCCCGAGCTATACGAGGCGGCTAAAGTCGACGGAGCGAACAGAATTCAGCAGATCTGGCACATTACATTGCCGGGCATACGGACAACCATTGTTATTTTGTTAATTATGTCGATCGGTCATCTGATTAGTATCGGGTTCGAGAAGCAGTTCCTTCTCGGAAATAGTCTTGTACGCGATTACTCGCAAGTTCTTGATTTATATGCACTAAATTTTGGCCTTAACATGGGACGATTCTCTTTCGGTACAGCAGTCAATATTTTTAATTCGGTTGTAAGTGTATTGCTGTTATTGACAGCGAACGGCATTTTCAAACGTTTCACAAAAGAAAGCATTATGTAG
- a CDS encoding carbohydrate ABC transporter permease, which translates to MSKIRKRQEVSASDRLFDIFIYTFVITMTIVTLYPFLNVAAISLNDSIDSVRGGITIYPRVFTLENYKIIFTYEGLLTGFKNSALRTVLGTIVGLISASMLAFTLSRSDFQGRRFISVFLALTMYVSGGLIPGFLLVRDLGMMNSFAVYILPGIVSAFNVFVIRSFIDGLPYALQESAKLDGANDFTIYWRIILPLTKPALATIALFLAVGQWNSWFDTYLFNSSKAHLTTLQFELMKVLQSTQASTDYRSQNMSEVMSKISPESVKMAITMVVTLPILVVYPFLQKYFVKGMTLGAVKS; encoded by the coding sequence ATGTCTAAGATAAGAAAGCGCCAAGAGGTGTCTGCTTCGGATCGCCTATTTGATATCTTTATTTATACCTTTGTTATTACCATGACCATTGTGACCTTATATCCCTTTCTTAACGTGGCAGCCATTTCGTTAAATGACTCGATTGACAGCGTACGTGGGGGAATCACGATCTATCCTCGGGTATTTACGCTAGAAAACTATAAAATCATCTTCACATACGAAGGTCTCTTGACCGGCTTTAAAAACTCCGCACTCCGCACTGTGCTTGGTACGATCGTCGGACTGATTAGCGCCTCGATGCTGGCCTTCACACTCAGTCGCAGCGACTTCCAAGGAAGGCGGTTCATATCTGTTTTTCTGGCGCTCACAATGTACGTATCAGGCGGCTTGATTCCGGGCTTTCTTCTCGTCCGCGATCTGGGCATGATGAACTCGTTTGCAGTGTATATTTTACCTGGCATTGTTAGTGCGTTCAACGTATTCGTCATCCGGTCGTTTATCGATGGGTTGCCTTACGCACTTCAGGAATCAGCCAAATTAGACGGAGCTAACGATTTTACAATCTACTGGCGAATTATTCTGCCACTCACGAAGCCTGCATTGGCAACGATTGCGCTATTTCTGGCAGTCGGCCAATGGAATTCTTGGTTTGATACGTATTTGTTCAACTCATCTAAAGCACATTTGACAACACTGCAGTTCGAATTGATGAAGGTGCTGCAAAGTACACAGGCTAGCACGGATTACCGCTCCCAGAACATGTCTGAGGTTATGTCCAAGATATCGCCTGAATCCGTCAAGATGGCTATTACGATGGTCGTCACACTGCCAATTCTCGTAGTATACCCTTTCTTGCAAAAGTATTTCGTAAAGGGCATGACGCTTGGCGCGGTGAAGAGCTAG
- a CDS encoding AraC family transcriptional regulator, giving the protein MHIEELEKLLNAYTEDELFYRDYYESKKDTSKLQAFLECADLSYIKDRFLVVPEISTSHISTFIKEEDLFSNNYSVDILVLKHNRYTPVFKHKHEFFEMIYVYSGQCTQAITEETILLSEGDLCIIPPKVEHTIEVFDESIILNVLIKRSTFNDTFLEILKHETVLSSFFNKVLYTENYSNYIIFKTNRNHNLKELMGRLYIEHHINKKYSANILYNLLMLFFGYLLREHEGQAILPKSLPKSEKMLSILSYMQNNYKTVTLGELSHRFHFTESYLSKMIKTSLGLTFSEILQTIKLNKAIELLMSSNMKIHNISESIGFENNTHFIRTFKKAYGISPNQYRKKPDGLN; this is encoded by the coding sequence ATGCACATAGAAGAGCTGGAGAAATTACTAAACGCGTATACGGAAGACGAATTGTTTTATCGAGATTATTATGAATCCAAAAAAGACACCTCGAAGCTTCAAGCTTTCTTAGAATGCGCGGATCTTTCCTATATCAAAGATCGGTTTCTCGTCGTACCCGAGATCAGTACCAGCCATATTTCAACCTTCATAAAAGAAGAGGATTTATTTTCCAATAATTACAGCGTTGATATTCTAGTTCTCAAACATAATCGGTATACTCCGGTTTTCAAACATAAGCATGAGTTTTTTGAAATGATTTATGTTTACTCGGGGCAATGCACACAAGCGATTACGGAAGAAACAATCCTACTTTCTGAAGGAGACTTATGCATCATCCCTCCCAAAGTAGAGCACACCATCGAAGTATTTGACGAGAGTATTATCCTGAACGTGCTGATTAAACGAAGCACTTTTAACGACACGTTTCTTGAAATTCTTAAACATGAAACCGTTCTCTCATCGTTCTTCAATAAAGTATTGTATACCGAGAACTATAGCAATTACATTATTTTTAAAACAAACCGAAATCATAATCTGAAAGAACTCATGGGAAGGCTCTACATTGAACATCATATCAACAAAAAGTATTCTGCTAACATTTTGTATAATCTGCTAATGCTGTTTTTCGGTTATTTGCTAAGAGAACACGAGGGACAAGCCATACTTCCAAAGAGCTTGCCTAAGAGCGAAAAGATGCTTTCGATTTTGAGCTATATGCAAAACAACTATAAAACAGTAACCTTAGGAGAACTATCGCATCGTTTCCATTTTACCGAATCCTATTTAAGCAAAATGATAAAAACATCTTTAGGCCTCACGTTCAGTGAAATTTTACAAACGATAAAGCTAAATAAAGCCATTGAACTGCTTATGAGCTCGAATATGAAAATTCACAACATCAGCGAATCGATCGGCTTTGAAAACAATACGCACTTTATTCGAACGTTCAAAAAGGCATACGGAATTTCGCCGAATCAATATCGCAAAAAGCCAGATGGACTGAACTAG
- a CDS encoding alpha-L-rhamnosidase: MAYNITEITIMHEHEPMGIDERWPVIAWKFASDENNMKQTSARIIVGSTPNGHDLWDSGWKHTDCSIGTAYEGYELQPSTEYYVGITTVNQNGETAAASTKFETGLMNSGIEAWDGAKWIGAPEYYVYSEAMGVFALTGTITIRPGGTRAGLVFGANDNRLLNRERNESLLQGENYIRYEINLDDQLARLDIYRVGYHKDDRNDIPFASVPLIGQIGGGTKPLITEANRHAPHYLRVEVSGNNACAYVDGVLVDDARQLNPLGNNDITTFPRLCDIGYFACAHTMAHFDGIRLSFLRHPSNIFYEMDTESGIELCAEEIDLQVTRSPDCHALPMLRRDFDVRKPLRKARLYATARGIYECMINGESIDDQFFAPGSSHYDKHLMYQTYDVTPYLSEGVNGIGFTLSAGWWSGSQTFVMRNYNYWGDKESLLAKLVLLYEDGTSDILVSNDDEWSYFGEGPYRFAGFFQGEIYDANFSYIYEDFSKPGFAEAGMKRPEIIEVAPIGEFDSLPGAFLPWPAVNESEPELIGHYNAPVKQVETFTAKRMTEPAPGVYIYDLGQEIAGVPILRIKGEAGTEARIRYAEMLYPELKEYGELYGRLLQANLRDASSTDIYKFRGDPEGETYMPRFTFHGYRYIEITGVVEAPALEDVQSIQLSSIAAITGKVEVDHELVNRLVQNVKYSQLSNFISIPTDCPQRNERMGWTGDGHVFLRTAAYQSNARSFYLRYLQAIRDGQLADGNLPNIAPVGSGFGGITYGSCIHLMIWEMYQQYGDLEVIAEYYDTMKRFMVYLENKGMPGPAYMGPIDDWLAPSKTDSHLVWNAFYGRDVYLMSVYAELLNKQDDAVYYKDKAVEAKKYWNDTFVEPISGKTLNMDGTVNDTQGGYAIGLNFDMFVPANRQKAFDNLAEKTKEAGFTVTTGFFGTGPLNPMLSEGGYSDLAYKLITQTTYPSWLYPVTQGATTVWEHWDSYTVEKGFGGRNAMNSFNHYSLGSVVSWLYEYVLGIRRDEQNPGFSHFILKPELTGFASAIGGIETGFGRIESSYSIVGSEVAYRCTIPANAAATVVLPGITEKLGSGTYEFFFRLKLTSSEVIQ; encoded by the coding sequence ATGGCTTACAATATCACAGAAATAACGATCATGCATGAACACGAGCCTATGGGAATAGACGAAAGGTGGCCTGTTATTGCCTGGAAGTTTGCTTCCGATGAGAACAATATGAAGCAAACCTCGGCTAGAATTATCGTAGGAAGTACGCCTAACGGGCATGATCTGTGGGACAGTGGTTGGAAGCACACAGATTGCTCCATTGGAACAGCCTATGAAGGTTATGAACTGCAGCCTAGTACAGAATATTATGTCGGTATTACAACTGTAAATCAGAACGGGGAAACGGCAGCCGCTTCGACTAAATTTGAAACCGGTCTCATGAATTCAGGGATTGAAGCCTGGGATGGCGCCAAATGGATCGGAGCGCCGGAATATTACGTCTATAGCGAGGCGATGGGCGTTTTTGCCTTGACGGGCACGATCACGATTAGGCCAGGGGGTACTCGAGCGGGGCTTGTATTTGGGGCTAATGACAATAGGCTTCTAAACCGGGAAAGAAACGAATCATTATTGCAAGGCGAGAACTACATTCGATATGAAATAAATCTTGACGATCAGCTTGCCAGGCTGGACATCTATAGGGTTGGCTACCATAAGGATGACCGTAATGATATCCCATTTGCTTCGGTACCTCTCATTGGGCAAATCGGGGGAGGGACGAAACCGCTAATAACGGAAGCTAATCGGCACGCCCCTCATTACTTGAGAGTTGAAGTATCAGGCAATAACGCTTGTGCTTACGTGGATGGCGTGTTAGTTGACGATGCACGACAGTTAAATCCACTGGGGAACAATGATATTACGACCTTCCCAAGACTGTGCGATATCGGCTATTTCGCCTGTGCGCATACGATGGCGCATTTTGATGGTATCCGTTTAAGCTTCCTTCGCCATCCTTCAAACATTTTTTATGAAATGGATACGGAGTCTGGCATAGAGCTGTGTGCGGAAGAGATTGATTTGCAGGTTACCAGAAGTCCTGATTGCCATGCACTACCCATGCTGCGCAGGGATTTCGATGTAAGAAAGCCCCTTAGGAAAGCGAGACTGTACGCTACTGCTAGAGGCATCTATGAATGCATGATCAACGGTGAGTCGATCGATGACCAGTTTTTCGCACCGGGCTCTAGCCACTATGATAAGCACCTGATGTACCAAACGTATGATGTAACACCTTATTTGTCTGAAGGAGTAAACGGTATTGGTTTCACTTTGTCCGCAGGGTGGTGGAGCGGCTCTCAAACCTTCGTCATGAGAAATTATAATTACTGGGGGGACAAAGAAAGCCTGCTCGCCAAGCTGGTGTTGCTGTATGAGGACGGTACATCAGATATATTGGTATCTAACGATGATGAATGGTCTTATTTTGGTGAGGGACCTTATCGTTTTGCTGGGTTCTTTCAGGGAGAAATATATGACGCGAATTTTTCCTATATTTATGAGGACTTCTCGAAACCGGGTTTTGCTGAAGCAGGCATGAAGAGGCCGGAGATTATCGAGGTTGCTCCGATCGGAGAATTTGATTCCTTGCCGGGAGCCTTCCTACCGTGGCCGGCGGTGAACGAATCGGAGCCAGAACTGATTGGCCACTACAACGCACCCGTGAAACAGGTTGAAACGTTTACAGCTAAAAGAATGACCGAACCAGCTCCAGGCGTCTACATTTATGACTTAGGTCAGGAGATTGCTGGTGTGCCAATCCTGAGAATTAAAGGTGAAGCAGGGACCGAAGCGCGAATTCGCTATGCAGAAATGCTTTACCCGGAACTTAAGGAATATGGGGAGCTGTATGGGAGGCTGCTTCAGGCTAACTTGAGGGATGCATCCAGTACTGACATTTATAAATTTCGAGGGGATCCAGAAGGTGAAACTTACATGCCAAGGTTTACTTTCCATGGTTATCGCTATATCGAGATTACTGGAGTTGTCGAGGCTCCAGCTCTGGAAGACGTACAAAGCATTCAGCTTTCCAGCATTGCTGCTATCACGGGCAAGGTGGAAGTGGATCATGAATTGGTAAACAGATTGGTGCAAAATGTGAAATACAGTCAGCTTAGCAATTTCATCAGTATTCCTACGGATTGTCCGCAGCGAAACGAACGAATGGGTTGGACGGGTGACGGTCATGTATTTTTGCGAACAGCTGCTTATCAGAGTAATGCAAGGTCCTTCTATCTTCGTTACCTGCAGGCTATACGAGACGGTCAATTAGCTGATGGCAATTTGCCGAATATAGCGCCGGTGGGCAGCGGTTTCGGCGGGATTACTTACGGCAGTTGCATTCACTTAATGATATGGGAAATGTACCAGCAGTATGGAGATTTAGAGGTAATTGCTGAGTACTACGACACGATGAAGCGCTTTATGGTCTATCTGGAAAACAAAGGAATGCCCGGCCCTGCTTATATGGGACCAATCGACGATTGGCTTGCGCCAAGTAAAACGGATAGCCATCTTGTATGGAATGCTTTTTACGGGAGAGACGTTTATTTAATGAGCGTGTATGCAGAGTTGTTAAATAAGCAGGATGATGCTGTCTATTATAAAGATAAAGCGGTTGAAGCGAAAAAATACTGGAACGATACTTTTGTAGAGCCGATTTCCGGCAAAACGTTGAATATGGACGGTACGGTGAACGATACGCAGGGTGGCTATGCGATCGGTTTGAATTTCGATATGTTCGTTCCGGCTAACAGGCAAAAGGCTTTCGACAACCTTGCGGAGAAGACCAAGGAAGCCGGCTTCACAGTAACGACTGGATTTTTCGGAACCGGGCCGCTTAATCCGATGCTCAGTGAAGGCGGGTATTCTGATCTCGCTTATAAGTTAATTACCCAGACGACTTATCCAAGCTGGCTATATCCTGTGACCCAGGGTGCAACGACGGTATGGGAGCATTGGGATAGCTACACTGTTGAGAAAGGTTTCGGTGGGCGTAACGCCATGAACAGCTTTAATCATTATTCATTAGGAAGCGTCGTAAGCTGGCTGTATGAATACGTACTAGGGATCCGGAGGGATGAGCAGAACCCGGGATTCTCACATTTTATTCTGAAGCCTGAATTGACGGGCTTTGCAAGTGCAATCGGGGGCATTGAGACGGGATTCGGAAGAATTGAAAGCAGCTATTCTATCGTAGGAAGCGAGGTTGCGTACCGTTGCACGATTCCGGCAAACGCTGCAGCAACGGTCGTTCTCCCCGGAATAACAGAGAAGCTAGGAAGCGGAACGTATGAATTTTTTTTCCGTTTGAAACTAACATCCTCTGAAGTAATTCAATAG
- a CDS encoding alpha-L-rhamnosidase N-terminal domain-containing protein encodes MKLKQDWQAKWIWSNTPVNTPNVYTEARTLFLVDSDLQEAVLHISANQEYKLFVNGAWVGNGPSPSDNAWQYYDSYEVANLLHSGANSIAIVAYNFSDTHIYNSQKQGPGGIVAQLDMLTDEGDVAVYTDERWKCRRSSRWVHKVSRMHAWNGFKEIYLAEQEDGWEQTEYDDSNWAKARIVSEVDVQDTPWLHLIPREIPFLAREDVKPEFIIRVEENYGAVHGFMQLLKGASGNMEVDASVAGSMPAVVFDFAAEKVGYPIMDIAAPEGGVVQLYYGESLELVLVDTFVLKKGFNRLSPFGRRAFRYVKLAVQAAAAPLLISNFRVQFVSYPFTQEGSFCCNDALLNQIWDIGRYTTRVNSQDHLEDCPYREQALWVVDAVVMGKVIYQTFGDTALLRKCLLQLARIQNEDGSIPGTGPERNSQLLPDFNAYWLLGVYDYWIYSGDKGFILELETTIRKLLAWFGKQEDDDGLFARADRSGWWCFVDWADYMDKRDRVTAISCLYYKVLRSTEELAAVFEDEGFSRECAELAERLNRTVRLLLRIPDSGLYADCLTDDGLSSSVTYQTNFIALWSGLMTDEEADDFIQNVFAAGQCPELKGAFFYHIVLEALFTRGYVNMALNIMRDYWGGMVARGATTWWETFDPSSSPCTIPSPYQGNTPSYLSDDTPVSLCHGWGAAPTYLLTRQVLGIDVSNLSSGEFVFHPKLGDLTWAKGTVPTSFGYISVELVRESDGSLMIDLEYPECLSARFMVYMEQFENRRNGRVFVARGKIPNVSCSSV; translated from the coding sequence ATGAAGCTTAAACAAGATTGGCAAGCGAAGTGGATTTGGAGCAATACGCCTGTGAATACTCCCAATGTGTATACAGAAGCACGAACTCTTTTTTTAGTCGATTCTGACCTTCAGGAAGCCGTACTGCATATTTCTGCTAATCAGGAATACAAGCTGTTTGTGAACGGGGCATGGGTAGGCAATGGCCCTTCTCCTTCAGACAATGCCTGGCAGTATTATGATTCTTATGAAGTGGCGAATTTGTTGCATAGTGGAGCCAACAGCATTGCTATTGTTGCATACAATTTTTCCGATACTCATATTTACAATAGCCAAAAGCAAGGTCCGGGAGGTATTGTCGCCCAATTGGATATGCTTACAGACGAAGGCGATGTGGCTGTCTACACAGACGAGCGCTGGAAATGCCGTCGGTCGTCCCGCTGGGTACATAAGGTGTCAAGAATGCATGCTTGGAATGGATTTAAGGAAATTTACCTCGCGGAACAAGAGGACGGCTGGGAACAAACGGAATACGATGACTCCAACTGGGCAAAGGCTAGAATAGTCTCTGAGGTAGATGTTCAAGATACGCCGTGGCTGCATTTGATCCCCCGTGAAATTCCGTTTCTTGCCCGGGAAGACGTCAAGCCCGAATTCATCATTCGCGTTGAAGAAAATTATGGCGCCGTTCATGGTTTTATGCAGCTATTAAAGGGAGCGTCAGGAAACATGGAGGTGGATGCCTCCGTTGCGGGTTCAATGCCCGCGGTTGTATTCGACTTCGCTGCTGAGAAGGTTGGTTATCCAATTATGGATATCGCTGCTCCGGAAGGGGGCGTTGTACAGTTGTATTATGGCGAGTCGCTAGAATTGGTGCTAGTAGACACATTTGTTCTGAAGAAGGGTTTCAACCGGCTGTCACCGTTCGGAAGGCGGGCATTTCGATATGTGAAGTTAGCAGTCCAAGCGGCAGCTGCCCCGTTGCTGATTTCGAATTTCAGGGTTCAGTTCGTCTCCTATCCGTTTACTCAAGAAGGTTCGTTCTGTTGCAATGATGCTTTGTTGAATCAAATTTGGGACATCGGACGCTATACGACACGCGTGAATAGCCAAGACCATCTGGAAGATTGCCCTTATCGAGAGCAGGCGCTCTGGGTTGTTGACGCTGTTGTAATGGGCAAAGTGATTTATCAAACATTCGGCGACACTGCCCTTCTTCGAAAATGCTTGCTTCAGCTTGCCAGAATCCAGAATGAAGATGGCTCAATACCAGGTACAGGCCCGGAGCGTAATTCTCAGTTGCTGCCTGATTTTAATGCGTATTGGCTGCTTGGTGTTTACGATTATTGGATTTACTCGGGCGATAAGGGATTCATATTAGAACTGGAGACGACAATTCGCAAATTGCTAGCTTGGTTCGGCAAGCAGGAGGACGATGACGGTTTATTCGCTAGGGCGGATCGCAGCGGTTGGTGGTGCTTCGTGGATTGGGCAGATTATATGGATAAGCGTGATCGGGTAACCGCCATTTCTTGTTTATATTACAAAGTATTGCGAAGCACGGAAGAATTGGCAGCCGTATTTGAAGATGAGGGGTTCTCACGAGAATGTGCTGAACTTGCGGAACGGCTGAATAGGACTGTTCGCTTGCTTTTACGCATTCCGGACAGTGGGCTGTATGCCGATTGCTTAACGGACGATGGCTTATCGAGCAGCGTCACTTACCAGACCAACTTCATTGCACTTTGGTCCGGCTTGATGACCGACGAAGAGGCAGATGATTTTATTCAAAATGTTTTTGCTGCAGGTCAATGTCCAGAATTAAAAGGTGCATTTTTTTACCACATCGTTCTTGAAGCGCTATTTACCCGCGGATATGTAAACATGGCATTGAACATTATGCGTGATTATTGGGGGGGAATGGTTGCTCGCGGAGCGACGACATGGTGGGAAACATTCGATCCCTCATCCTCACCTTGCACGATTCCAAGTCCTTATCAGGGGAATACGCCATCATACCTGTCGGACGATACTCCGGTTAGTCTATGTCATGGATGGGGAGCGGCACCGACTTATCTGTTGACTAGGCAGGTGTTGGGCATCGACGTAAGCAATCTTTCTTCGGGAGAATTTGTTTTCCATCCTAAACTGGGAGATCTGACCTGGGCAAAAGGGACAGTACCGACTTCTTTTGGTTATATATCTGTGGAACTAGTCAGGGAGTCTGACGGCTCTCTCATGATTGACCTAGAGTATCCAGAATGCCTTTCTGCTCGTTTCATGGTGTATATGGAACAGTTCGAGAATAGACGAAACGGAAGAGTCTTCGTTGCACGTGGCAAGATCCCGAACGTATCTTGTTCAAGCGTATAA
- a CDS encoding ABC transporter substrate-binding protein, whose translation MNSKRKWLSLTLSAALLVGLLAGCSGNNKEGNTGNNVNTGNIEGESLDSITFSLYSADESPNWQKMQDAVGKEITKATGVTLDGEFAVGDSSQKISLIAASGEYPDMINPKGELSKLVEAGAMLDLTDLIEKHAPNIKKMFGDEMKRLRYSNEDKAIYVIPTYSAAGGGPFETDGGFKLQHRVVKELGYPKIETVQDFENAIKAYLEKHPTDENGNPNIGLTLNADDWRILISVTNPAFWATGAPDDGEYNINIETQEVIYHYRRPEEKEYFRWLNHMYLEGLLDSNSFVQKYDQYKAKIASGRVLGLIDQVWDYADAENALKAEGKLEYGYGRYPVALSDKYKDGSLWPTGFMAGWGIGITVDNPDPVRAIKFLDYLASEEGQILLNWGVEGQHYNVENGKRVIPTVVNDKKKNDPTGFQKESGIGFYTYLGARYGDGVLDSTGNYYTTNFPDQIIASQNEAEKETLAAYGVKTWLELFPQPKEFPVRPWGAAWNITVPADSETNVLQERMMRDITWKRIPQAIMAKEGEFDAIWDTYQKDLIDAGVEKMETGYEALVKERVSLWND comes from the coding sequence ATGAACAGCAAAAGAAAATGGTTGAGTCTCACGTTGTCTGCTGCGTTGCTTGTCGGCTTGCTGGCAGGCTGCTCGGGCAATAATAAAGAAGGTAATACAGGAAACAATGTGAACACGGGCAATATTGAGGGCGAATCACTTGATTCGATCACGTTTAGCCTGTATAGTGCTGACGAGAGCCCAAATTGGCAAAAAATGCAAGATGCTGTCGGCAAGGAGATTACGAAAGCAACGGGTGTTACACTTGACGGAGAATTTGCAGTCGGTGATTCCTCCCAGAAAATATCTTTAATTGCGGCATCAGGTGAATATCCGGACATGATTAATCCTAAGGGGGAGCTTAGCAAACTTGTTGAGGCAGGTGCGATGCTAGATTTAACTGACCTGATTGAAAAGCATGCTCCGAATATCAAAAAGATGTTTGGAGATGAAATGAAGCGACTGCGTTACAGCAACGAAGACAAAGCGATCTATGTCATCCCGACTTACTCCGCCGCAGGTGGTGGACCATTCGAGACAGATGGCGGGTTCAAGCTCCAGCACCGAGTTGTTAAAGAACTCGGTTATCCAAAGATTGAAACGGTCCAAGACTTTGAGAATGCAATCAAAGCATACTTAGAGAAGCACCCGACTGATGAGAACGGTAATCCGAACATCGGCCTCACACTGAATGCTGACGACTGGCGCATCCTCATCTCCGTTACGAACCCGGCATTTTGGGCGACGGGTGCTCCGGATGATGGTGAGTATAACATCAATATCGAAACCCAAGAGGTTATCTACCACTATCGCCGCCCGGAAGAGAAAGAATACTTCCGATGGCTGAACCATATGTACCTAGAAGGGCTGCTAGATTCAAACAGTTTCGTGCAGAAATATGACCAATACAAGGCAAAAATCGCTTCTGGCCGTGTTCTAGGATTAATCGATCAAGTGTGGGATTACGCTGATGCTGAAAATGCTTTGAAAGCAGAAGGAAAATTAGAATATGGCTACGGCAGGTATCCGGTAGCTTTGTCGGATAAATATAAAGACGGATCTCTTTGGCCGACAGGTTTTATGGCAGGTTGGGGTATTGGTATTACAGTGGATAATCCAGATCCGGTAAGAGCAATCAAATTCTTGGATTACCTAGCTTCTGAAGAAGGACAAATCCTTCTTAATTGGGGTGTAGAAGGCCAGCATTACAACGTGGAGAATGGTAAGCGCGTCATTCCAACAGTAGTCAATGATAAGAAGAAAAACGATCCTACGGGCTTTCAGAAGGAAAGTGGTATCGGCTTCTATACCTACTTAGGTGCCCGATATGGAGATGGCGTACTGGATTCTACGGGCAACTATTATACAACCAACTTTCCGGACCAGATTATTGCTTCCCAGAATGAAGCAGAAAAAGAGACGCTTGCTGCTTATGGGGTGAAAACGTGGCTAGAATTGTTCCCGCAGCCTAAGGAGTTCCCTGTTCGTCCGTGGGGCGCGGCATGGAACATCACGGTTCCGGCTGACAGCGAAACAAATGTTTTGCAAGAAAGAATGATGAGAGACATTACATGGAAACGTATTCCGCAAGCGATTATGGCAAAAGAGGGAGAGTTCGATGCGATTTGGGATACGTATCAGAAAGATTTGATTGATGCTGGCGTAGAGAAGATGGAGACCGGCTACGAAGCTCTTGTAAAAGAACGCGTATCCCTTTGGAATGATTGA